The Corvus hawaiiensis isolate bCorHaw1 chromosome 9, bCorHaw1.pri.cur, whole genome shotgun sequence genomic sequence CCGGGCGGGCCCTGGCGCGGCTCCGACGGCCCCACAACCATAACAAAGCTCTGCCCAAAATGGccgcccagccctgcccggccgggggccggagggggcggggcccgcgcgcgcgcggggcggggccgagcaCGCGGAAGGGACACGCCCCCCGGTTCCTCTTCCCTGCCCCCGCGCCTCCCGCCCCACCAATCAGCAGCGGTGGCTCCCACCACCTTCGTCACCGCCTGTCGGAAGCAGCTGCAGACTACGCGTCCCAGAAGGTTACTCGCCATTCCCGCCGTGCAGATAGGCGGGCGGCAGGCCGCAAGGCAGGCTGGGATTTGTAGTCCGCATGTGAGAGACTCGCCCGATGTGGTGATGCCGGAAGATAGAAAGCAGGAACTGCTGCACTGCCCCCCAGGAGAGGGTCTATATTCCTCGGGCAGGAGAGGAGCGTGTCGCTTCTCTGCCAGACTGACCGCGGCCCTCGGGCTGAGAGTGACCGGTTTCGGCGCGGATGGGTCCTTCCCCGGCCCGGCGGAACAGGATAGGTCGCGCCAGTTCCCGCTCAGACCGGTAGCGCTAAGCGCCGGGCGCCGTCGGAGCGCTTAAGGGGGCACCGGAAGCCGCCACAGCGAGCGTGTCCGGGCCGGTGGCAGAACCCGGCCAGTCCTGCCCGCTCTCTGGTGGGCAGAGTGGCCCCGCCTCCTCTGGAATATACATATATTCTAGTCTCCCCTCGCTCTCCTTGAGGCGAGTTTGGTTGCGTGGGGCCGCCTTTTTCTTCCGGTGCAGCAGGACCGGGAACTGCGGAGTCAAATCCAGGGCGAGCCGCCCGCCTTACCCGGTGAGTGTCGTACCTCGGCAGGGAGCTTACATGCAGCTTGGATGGGATGGCTTCTCCActcctttttaaattaatgatcGCTTTTTCCGCGTGTGAGAAATTGCTCGTTTATAAGCTTTTTGCAGCCATTTATCCCTTGAAGAGGAGATGATCCATGAACGGGAAGCCATCACTTGTTCCCTGATACTCAGTTCTTTAACTAGAAATTGTTTTTGCAACAGTTAATACAGCTTTAGAACTTAGGTTCATAAAGCTGCCTGAAACTAAATATTCTGTAGTGGGCAAGTACCGATTGAATACATATGgaatacatatacatatatctCTTTAAATATATACCTGTAAGACTCTTGCATTTCATAAGTGTAGACTGACTAAACTTTGAACATCAGACCAACTCAGCAATTCATCCGTTCAGACCTTCTcctgaatttttctgttttagggCATTGACAAAACAAATATGTTTCCTCTCATACGACGATGCTGCTTCAACACACCTTCCAAGGTAAGTAACTGAAGgctttttttgctgattttatttaaaagtaaaatagcAAAAGATAGGACTGCAGCTTTGAAAAATGGGTGGCTTCCAAGTTGGAGTTTTAGCACTTTTATCACTCAACTTTTCTAGAATAGTTCATTGTTTCTACAGCACCTTTAGGCAAAGctatttctttaataaaattagattttattGTCTCAAGATCTTTTTTCTTGATGGAGTAGTGAGGGGACAGTAGCTAGTTTCTGGGGTGACCTTATCCTGCTTCTATATGAAACTGTTTCATATTTGACTCTGAAAAGGtctgatatattttaaaagtgccTAAAGAATGCATGTGTATGGGGAGGGATAGGTGGGCACTGAGTAAGCTTTGCTTATGCACTCTGGAGAGCCCAGTTGCTCTTCATCAGCTGCATAGGGTACCTTCATTAGTTCAGTTAAAACCACTTGAAAGTCAAGAGCAAGGACAGCTGTGGTGTGACCTGACCTGGAAAACCACTTGGTACAATACTCAGTACATAGTTTAGGTACCTGCAGATCTGTAAGCCTGCACTGTACAGGGTTCAGAACAAGTTTTGTGCTTGCAGCTGCAGAAGATGACTGATCCCAGACTGCTCCTCTATGGCAAGAATAAGACAACTTGGTCTTCCTTCGCCCTCCAGCTGCGGAGAGATGCGTGTCCTCTCTCAACATCTCTGAGCCTCAAACCAGCATCGGTTTACACAACCAAGCTCCAGGCTTTTCACACCTCTCTCCCCgttttcaagaagaaaacccCTGCAGAACCTGAGGCAGAATCACAAAAAAGCCTGGAATCACTAAAGGATTCTCCCAAGCCAGCCCTTTACTTAAGCCTTGGGGGGCTAATTCCATTTGTGGCCGTGCCCCTGGCCATGGCCATCCAGGGGACCTACTGCCCAGAGCTGGCCTTTGCTCAGGTTGCCTACGGTGCTGCCACAGCATCTTTCCTAGGGGGAATGAGGTGGGGGTTTGCTCTCCCGGAAAACAGCCCAGCCAAGCCAGACTGGCTGAACCTGGCTAATGGCATAGTTCCTCCTCTGCTTGCCTGCCAAGCCTTGCTTTTCAAAGATATCACTCAGGGAGCAGTAATGCTTGTGCTGGCCTTAGGGATAACGCTGCATTACGACATTTCCCTTCTTCCTACTTACCCCAGGTGGTTTAAAGTACTGAGGGTAGTGGGAACGGTGGTGATGGGATTATCCCTGTTGGCCACTGTAGCACTGAAAGCTGTCCTAGAGGTGGAGCAAAGTGATGACAGAAAGATATGGCAGAACACAAATTAATAAATGAATAAGGAAAAGCTATTATCTGCCAATAAGGTACTTGTATGGAGTTCCAGGAGAAATAAAGACTGATTTGTGCTTATAAGTCGTATGATTGCAGGGATCAAGATGCTTATTCTTGAAGCAAAATGATGTTCCAACTGATTTTGAAGCTAGTTCAGGAGGGAAGGATTGTAAATAGCAATTACTTCCAAGGCAAGCATGAGTCTGTCCTTATCTGTAGAACAAAGAATTGCTCCTGAATGAGATGTTGCTGCTCTAGGAATTTAGAATGGAGATTCAAAATGACATGGGTATGAATTCCTCCATGCTGAACTATTAACTGTAAAGTGTGATCATGTTCTGAGGTGGAGAAAACAACAGTAACAAGGTGAAACAGTTCCAGTTTGGTGTTTAAAGAAGTAGCAGAGAATTATGCAAAAGCACATCCATACTCAGTTGCTGTGTTGTGGAACAAGACTTCTATTTCACTCCTATTTTCAGAGGAGGTActgaaaatcatggaatggtttgggttggaagggaccttaaagattgtctcgttccaaccccctgccatatgcagggacaccttccactagatcaggttgctcaaagccccatccagcctgaacgcttccagggatgctgtgggaggCAGTGCTCAGTGCGGTGTCAGGTAAGAAAGGAGTGCTGAGGTCTGTTTGCAGTGGCAAGCCAAGGTCAGCACTCACCTGAAATGTGTcattcagctgctgtgctggagtggGGAAAAGCTGAAGGGGGAGCTTTGTATCTTTGACAAGGTGCCACAGAAGACAGGTCAACTTCCTGCTCAGGCttactaaaattaaaaagagtaTTTGCACCACCTGTATGTAGGTTTTGCTTGGATTTAGGGCTGCCCAGCAAAGGAAGCTGCATGCAACATAGCCATAAAGATCTGCCATACTCCTAAATTAAAGGACTGTTAACTTCTGCTATGACACAAAGACTCATGTGCTGGCACTAAGGGATCAGATAATGGGACTGGAAGTAGCTTCTGTCTTCTCCCTCCTAAGAGTCCATGTATTTGGACAGGTACAAATGGCCTGAAGGCTGCAAACTCTCCATGATGGGCCTATTAGTGAAACCACTGCAGAAGCATATGCTCTTTGTACTTAATTCTTCCTAGCACATCATTTAGGGGAACAGTGGAAGATACAACCTAAGTCacatggattttcttttctagtgTCAGCTACCTCAAGAGACCTATGAAATGGGATGTGGGCATATTTCTTGTAAGCTTTTTATCAGAAGTATTTAAGTACAATATGAGATGCgagaaaaaagctgaaaatgacATCCACACTTGGTCTTAGGACCAGATAATCCTCGTAGTTCTATTAAAGCACTACTCTTCATTGTTGTTCTACACCAAATAAAGCACATATTGTCCCTTAAAATTTATTACTTGTTCATTCTGCAAAGAACAGATGTTTAAGAAACCTGCCTGTCCTGGAGATGGAACCATCTGGTATACTGctgaaacagcagctctggACACCAGCCTCTCCCTTTTGGAACCTATTAACCTCTAAACAATTATGGGTATCAATTGCTCTATGCTGAACTATGAAAATACCCTATTAAACAATATATTTCAGAGTTTTCTGaatataaaggaaataaaattgagtttgtaaatgaaaattttttcttccttcttactTAGACATGGCATCTTTTAAGACATGTCCAGAGTCCTGTCTTTGTCTTGATTAGTTTAAAGAGGTGCTGAGGATTAGAGACCATAATCAACTAGCTTTGAAATTTCAGTCAAACACAGCAGAACCAGTTACAAAAACTGGAAAAGGTAACTTCAGACAACTGCAGACTCCCTCAAGCTCCATTAAACCAGGAAGTTTACAGGTAGGGATCAGAAGTAAACTTGTAGTTCCCAAACGACTAAAATACAGCTAAGGTAGTGTTTCTCAAATGGTTCCATGAGGGATCCTGAAATGTGAAGTAGAAAGACTAAGAAATATTACCTGTAATTTCCTCCCACAGAGGGCTGAATAGAGCTGGCAAGGCAGCCAGACTCCCAAGAAGTCTGAGTGATTTTCCACTAAGAAGAGAAATACTTGAGTATTTTACTGCAGAAGCGTGTTACTTCCACCACTCAAACAGTCACAATTCATAACCAATCTTTCCCTAGTGTTCTACTGGGAAATATGATTtccaataaaaagaaaaaattacctaTTATATGAAAGTGGCAATACTATAGCTTACTTAGTTAGGAAAGCAACCTCTTCAAGAGCATTCCAGTCAgttctgaaaatgcattttattacGAAAAACAGTTTAAACAAGCTTATacttgaaaaaacccaaaccatgaATTCAGACACAAATTCTTTGAAGTAAAAGCACATACAAGATTATAATAATCAGAGAAACTCTCCATCATCTAGCATGTTTTAGCCCAACCCTATGTCAGATTTTAGGACCTAGATTAAGGTACCTGCAACACTCAACTTGGAGGATTTATTCATGTATTAATTTGTTAATTTTACACAGGGGATATTGACCTAAACAGCATGAATGCTCCTTTGTCTACACAGTACCAGGCTTCCTGTTTTGTGACATTCCAGTTGTGGTTTTGTGTTCCAGAAAAACTGTTTATCAAAATTCAAGCAGCCTCACTTCAGACTCCATCCAAATCATCCACAGCTgtgctgaaaatgcaaaaagcaaCTTCAAATATGTTAATTAAATGAATCTAGAAATAACTCCAAACTCCTGATAGTATTGTTCCACTAAGTGTATCCCAGCTAAATACAAACTCCTTAAGAGCACACTTGATATAATCACTTTAATGCTAAATGCAGCTAATTCTATCACAAAAAGTTCCATTGGCTCAAATTTGGATGAGGCAGGATACGAGATGTAGTGAAGGTAAAGGAGTGTGCCTTGTAGAACAGCAAATATTCAATGCCAGGTCTCAGCACGTGTCACATAGGGTAAAAACACATTTGactatagggaaaaaaaatatggggGCAAAAGCCTTTCCCTGTGCTTTTAAACTAAGAGCAGTCCTAAACAGAACAGCCAGTCTAATGAATagcatttgcatttaaaattcacCAGAGCTTACACAAAAAGGAGCTCTACTGGCATCATTGACACCACCGAGAAGAAAAGCCAGTGCTGAAGGGGAATAGCATTATTAGAAATGTGAGGACAACCTTCCAGAATAGGAAATTCTCATCCACTCACCATTCAAATTTGTGGAGTGGCCAGAAAATAAAGATCCAATCGATATTCAATGCCCACCATGTCCAGCAACAGAAAAGAGGCTCAAATGCATCAAGGTCATAAGTAGAGTCACCAAGTCTTTCCTGTCTGTTATCTTCTCTTCCTTGTTTTCTGGCAGAAAAAGAACTAATGCCCTCCTGATCTTACCTACAGGTAACTCCTTGCTGTCGACAGTAACCCACTTCCACATTGCAAGTCTGGCTAAAGTGCCAGCTGAGTAACAACCTGATTAATGTCTCTAATGTGTTGGAATTATTACTTCAGATTTTTACAGGGCAAATTCACCATTTATTTCAGTGAGCTTAATCCAGTTATAAGAGGCATTCCTACTCTTAACAGAATACTTCCTGAGACAGACACTGGATAAGCCAATTTACTTTGAAgggcttttccttttgctcagGAAAATCCCTCTGATCTAATTCTCCACTGAAGCTCCTGTGTTAAAAGAGGTTTCTGGTCAATGAAACAGGAAATCTGAGGAGATATATTCACTCATTCCTTGAATgagttttcttctttgtgttttaCAGCACAGCTACGCCTCCTTCGCAGCGGCTGGTTATCATGTTGGCAATTTCAGTCCAGCTGTCCATGTGAGGGTTATAAACTTCAACAGAGTCAGAGGTTACTGGAGCAGCAAAATCAGGACTGGGAGCTCGGCCTCCCGAAGCATAGAGAAGTCCATTCACAGCCACAACACAGACACCAGCTCTTGGGATTTTCATCGATGCAACTTCAACCCACTTTTCCTAATAAGAAGGTGAAAGATCAAGAAATAGTTTTAGGGCAAGCCCTGATTCTGATAAAGTAACTTTTAAAGCTTAAAGACTGAAACATATACAAAGAACACTATGTATACACTTCACAGGTTTCAACGTGGTATGTGTACAGTATCAAGAGGATTATCAAGCCAGGAATGACAACACTTTCACAAGGGGTACAAATTGTGTTAGTAACTAAAGAGCAGATCCCATACTGTTGGCACACAACACCCCTCCCTTTCTTCAGTCACTGCAAGATGCAGTCAGTCTCCAAAATAAAGCATAGTACAGTTTGATGCGGGGGAAACAGGAAAACTAGATTCaaattgaaaagcaaaacagatgGCACATGGGATTATGTTCCACTTTTAAGAGTAGATACTCTTCCAAAGAGCATCATAGAAACATGAGCAATAACagtctggaataattttttatcTTATTCTAGTCATGCTGAAACACCACAACATTTTGATGCAGAAGAAGATCCTCAAATTTTGCAATAAAAGGTAACTCTTACCTTTACAGTgagtttttctttctattcaGATTATTGAGCTTTCTGTTGCAGCAGGGGAATCTATCCTCTCCTCTTAACCCTAAGAAGTATTTACCAAACTACAGTATATCTGTGCatggttaaaccatgacagctACTTAGGACAGACCCTGAGATCACCAAAGCTTTGTTTCACTCAAGATCACCAGCCAGTAGTGAAAAGGAAATGACATTTAGGAAGGGACTCTACCATACCTCTTCGAATGAGTATCTTTCTACACTAGCAAGTGCATCCTGAGATTCATTCCAGCCTCCCACAGCATAGATACAATCATTGAGAGCAGCTACACCAAGATAGGCTCTTCGGGTGCCCATTGGAGCGAGCTCAGACCAACGTTTAGAGATGGGGTCGTAGACTTCAACAGAACGCAGCTCTACTCCTTCACTGCTGATACCACCAACGACATAAATCAAACCTGCCAAAACAGAGTTTCTCCTCTTTTAGGCTTCATAGTACAAAGACAGAAAACTACTGTCACAACATAAGTTTCAGCCTGACATTAAGATGGTTAAAGAATGACAGAAAATCCTCCTTTTGCTCAGTAGTAGAATACATAAAGCTTTTGCATGAGCAGCTTGAGGCTCGAGCACTAGAAGCTCTgaggaaagcaaaaattaattaagtgcaggggaaggaattcagaaggttGCAAATGCTGACCTGATCAGGATCAAATACTTAGTAAGCACACGTATTGATCAAGTCTTTAGACATGTCTGTCTTAAAATAACCTGTGGCAAGCCTTCAGATTgtcacaaagaaaaatatgcaaactCAAATATGGAagataaataaaagcagtatCAGGAAGAACAACCAACTGTTAAAAGACTAGCTGCATAACCATACTGGCAGCCATGTAAAAACTTTTCATGACATAAAAGGCAGAAGACAAGAGAGAACTTTATAGTCTTTGAATTCTGCAGAATCAAAAATAGAGTACTAGAACAACAAACAAGCAAGGCACAAGCATGTGTGACTGACAGCTCAGTACAAGACAAAGGTAAGAATTCATGACTGAGACCTAAAGCTTCAAAATCCAATGGCTGTTGCAACTATTTATGGATATAAACTTGACAATATTCACCTTGCATTTCACAACACCCAAAGCAGTAACGGGGCTTAGCCATGCTTCCCACCACATCCCAACTATTTTCTTCAGGATCAAATCTTTCAATTGTGTTGCCAATCTCTGCTCCAATCCAGCCTCCTGCAAGTAACGGCAAACACAGGAAGGAATTTAATGGCACGAAGTTGCGTGTTAGCTGTATTTTTAGACATACAGAGCACTGTTCCAGGACAAATTCTGAAATCAGCATGCAGTCAGTCTACAATGGAAATAACTAAACAATATAGTTTATTTATATAGTTATAATGATTAGTTATCGTTATAACTAATCCACAGAGATTTATGTATATATGTTAATacctatatatgtatatatgtattataTGTTAATAAGTACATATGTTAATACTTATGGACTTCTTTTCAAAACTTAAGTTTGCAAATTTGCATCACCAAGATGTAATATAAGATCAAATCCATTTTCAAGTTCTATGAATTAACATCTTCACctagaaaaaccccacaacttaCCCAAAGCATAGATAGCACCATAGCATGTACACACTCCCAGTGCACAACGGGGATGGTTCATGGAAGCCACTGTTGTCCACTGCTTAGTAACAGGATCATAACATTCAGTACAGTCAAAAATCATTGAGTTGTCCTCACCTACATAATAAGAGCAAGAAGAAGGGAAATGCAATGTTTTGCACTGCAGATAGGGCAACATTCTTCAACTTCTTCCAGGACAGGTAACATTTCAATACAAGATTTATCTTTTAGCTAAATGGCCAACGTAGCAAAAGCTTCATTTACACCCAGAACTGAATCATCACTAGGAACCTCTTTCATCAATAGTTCCCTGAAAAGTTACTGAAAACATCGGAGAGGTAAACAACCACAGTGCTTCACATTTTACTCTGCAGCACAACTGACTGGGTTTTCAAGACCAAAGAATGAGCTCTGTGGTGACAAAAACAGTCTACATATGCATTCTTTCATGATGGGCTGGTAGAGCTGCTCATCATATCCTTGTGCAAACATACATAATAAGCCTTTACAGGTAGACAAACCACAAGTGGTCTGTCCTGTGCTACTGCCTTTTACGCTCTGGGCTTCTGCTAGACTACAAGTGAGAAAAGGAATTCCATTAGTGGTGGTACACAAAGCCCACAGAATAGCCAACATCTCTGAGTATGTCTGCACACATCCATATGGTAACCTGTGAGTAGCTACAGCatgagggaagagcagcttAGTAAAAACTGGCGAGCACAGGAGCCCTAACAGGCAttcacagagcagtgacagtaGAGAACCAAGGAACACCAATTCCTTTGTTATTACACCTAAAAGTTGTATTATCCTCAGAACCACTTAcaagaagaataattttgaaagtcTCCATGCATGAGTTCTCTAGTATTCATGTAAGAAAGCAAGCATATTTCAGCTGTTACCTCCTATGGCATAGACCATTCCTCCCACCACAGCCACCCCCAGCCCGCTCCGGGCCTGGTGGAGAGAGGACACTGTGGTCCAGTAGTGGCTGAAGGTGTCAAAACGCTCCACACAGCTGAGGGCTCTGCTGTCACTCCAGCGTCCTCCTTGCAGTCGGGTGTACCCACCTGGAAAGTAAGTGGAAAGGCCAAGTAAGAGCTTCCTGTTCATCCTCATGCTCCTATATCTAAACCATTAAAAAATTTATAGTAACAGCCATTAGCCGCTTTTAGTGGGAATTGGATTTTTCCACGTAGCTTCGTTTCTCCAGCATACAAGGAAGAATGGTTGCCTTGAGGGTCATGGAAATTGTGCTGAGCCGATGGCACAACACTACAAACATTAGAATTcatgttttcagtaaaatacaGAGACTAGCCAACAGCCTTTGCTCTCTATGCCGGTGCTACTTCCCACAGGGTGAAACAAACGTGCTCCCTTCCAACATaaagctgcagctttgctgaAAACTTACAATTGCGAGTATCCCATCATATGAACCAAAGTATCCTGCACAGAGAAAACTTCAGCCATCAGAACAAAACGTGCAGTGAATTTGCATACACCATTCCAGCGGTGAATCCTGGGTAAATCCTCTGCTGATTTGCAGCTTTCCACCCaaggcaaataatttttaaacagcaaatcTGGGCTTTGAATGCCATGTCACAATGACAAGAAATGTGAATGCTGGACTCCTGTGCAATTCTAATCAAAGCAGCTAACATGGTAACTTAGCCATGATGAAACATTTTACTATCTTtacatattttgatttttaaaaaatcctcaaGTATCTCCTTCAGTACTGCATTGTGAGATACTACTTCATTTGTTTTATAAGGTTCAAACAGCCACGTTCTAACCTACTGCATAAAGGTACTTCCTGGCTTTCCTCCGGGGACGACCTTTAGAAGCCTGCAGAAAACTGCTGACCTTGTTCTCTTTGGGAGATTTAGAGACTTCACAATATTCTTTCAACAGAGTTTGCAGGGCCACCCGAAGACTGAAATCTGGAATACCTTGAAGAGTAACATAAAcagaataagaataaaataagcagaatttaaaaaaaaagcacagtgaAAAGCAACAAACTAAACAATTCAGTTGTAGAAAAATTACTAGCTTCTCCTAAAACAGCAGACAAATCAAGGTTGCCTACTTTTATAAGGCTTTTCAAAAGCATGTGTTTAAGCtgtgcttatttttttaaaaacagagcttGTTTGCTGTATTTTCACTCATGCTATTAATGTAAAAAATAGTCCATCAAAGCCCAGTAACTCTGAACAACGCATGGTTTGCTCACATACATGCACCTGATATTCCTTCTTTCACTTACTTTCTATGTATTTTAACAGCCTTTGTGCTGGTAGTAGAGGGAATCGAACCGGCTCCAGTACTTCTACGAcgtatttctttcttttccccacatCCTTCAGAATCCATTGCATCGCTGCTGTGAAAACCTGGTACTCGTCCTCGATGCTCAGGTCCTCGCTCCGCAGGATCTTCACGAGCTGCTCCTTGGTGAGCGCCAGGAACTCCTCCCCGCTCTGTACCTCCAGGAAGTGCGCGTGGATGTAGCTCTCGGTGAACTCCATCAGGTCGTGACAGGCGATCTGCTCGGAGAACTGGAAGAGGCCGATGCAGTTCAGCGGGTCGATCTGGCCCTTGAGGAACTCGCAGCAGAGCTCCACCACCTCGGTGAGCTGCAGCATGTCCGCGGCGACGATGAGCTCCTGGACGTTGTGCTCCGCGATGCTCACCACCCCTGCGGGCACCAAACCACAGCGGGGCCCCGCTCCAGCCTGCGGCCGCCGGGCACCCGCCCCTCGCCCC encodes the following:
- the TMEM69 gene encoding transmembrane protein 69, with the translated sequence MFPLIRRCCFNTPSKLQKMTDPRLLLYGKNKTTWSSFALQLRRDACPLSTSLSLKPASVYTTKLQAFHTSLPVFKKKTPAEPEAESQKSLESLKDSPKPALYLSLGGLIPFVAVPLAMAIQGTYCPELAFAQVAYGAATASFLGGMRWGFALPENSPAKPDWLNLANGIVPPLLACQALLFKDITQGAVMLVLALGITLHYDISLLPTYPRWFKVLRVVGTVVMGLSLLATVALKAVLEVEQSDDRKIWQNTN
- the LOC125330497 gene encoding actin-binding protein IPP, giving the protein MAASAGTGKGGSGSISSSERHARLLLAQINRLRAGHSFCDVRLEVGPEAFSVHRLVLAASSPYFAALFAGGMKESGRDVVRIAGVEADTFHTLLDFIYTGVVSIAEHNVQELIVAADMLQLTEVVELCCEFLKGQIDPLNCIGLFQFSEQIACHDLMEFTESYIHAHFLEVQSGEEFLALTKEQLVKILRSEDLSIEDEYQVFTAAMQWILKDVGKRKKYVVEVLEPVRFPLLPAQRLLKYIESIPDFSLRVALQTLLKEYCEVSKSPKENKVSSFLQASKGRPRRKARKYLYAVGGYTRLQGGRWSDSRALSCVERFDTFSHYWTTVSSLHQARSGLGVAVVGGMVYAIGGEDNSMIFDCTECYDPVTKQWTTVASMNHPRCALGVCTCYGAIYALGGWIGAEIGNTIERFDPEENSWDVVGSMAKPRYCFGCCEMQGLIYVVGGISSEGVELRSVEVYDPISKRWSELAPMGTRRAYLGVAALNDCIYAVGGWNESQDALASVERYSFEEEKWVEVASMKIPRAGVCVVAVNGLLYASGGRAPSPDFAAPVTSDSVEVYNPHMDSWTEIANMITSRCEGGVAVL